A region of Rahnella aceris DNA encodes the following proteins:
- a CDS encoding ABC transporter permease, with the protein MASDSVHSRSAVQGKPHSAFYHTVRALLRNKFSLCGLIILGIAIVLAVLAPWISPQNPYDLSQLDIMDGRLKPCTTSMSGMIYWLGTDDQGRDLLSAILYGTRTSLLVGVSSAMIALTIGAALGLISAYVGGKTDALIMRIVDIQLSFPPILIALILLAALGQGVDKIILALVVTQWAYYARTIRGSALLERRRSYVDAARSMALSSPRILFRHILPNCLPPLIVVATMRIAYAIMLEATLSFLGIGLPVTEPSLGLLIANGFDYLMSGDYWISFFPGVTLLVLIVAINLVGDALRDILNPRNKD; encoded by the coding sequence ATGGCGTCTGATTCCGTACATTCGCGCAGCGCTGTTCAGGGCAAACCGCATTCCGCGTTTTACCACACCGTGCGTGCGCTGCTGCGCAACAAATTCTCCTTATGCGGTCTGATCATTTTAGGTATCGCCATTGTGCTGGCGGTGCTGGCGCCGTGGATCTCGCCACAAAATCCGTACGATTTATCGCAGCTCGACATCATGGATGGCCGCCTGAAACCGTGCACCACCAGTATGAGTGGCATGATTTACTGGCTGGGCACTGACGATCAGGGGCGCGATTTGCTGAGCGCGATTTTGTACGGCACGCGAACCAGTCTGCTGGTGGGTGTCTCCAGCGCGATGATTGCGCTGACCATTGGCGCAGCACTGGGGCTGATCAGCGCTTACGTTGGTGGCAAAACGGACGCGCTGATCATGCGTATTGTCGATATCCAGCTCAGCTTCCCGCCGATCCTGATTGCGCTGATTTTGCTGGCGGCACTCGGGCAGGGTGTCGATAAAATCATACTGGCGCTGGTGGTCACGCAATGGGCGTATTACGCACGCACCATTCGCGGCTCGGCGCTGCTGGAACGTCGCCGCAGTTACGTGGACGCTGCGCGCAGCATGGCGCTTTCCAGTCCGCGCATTCTGTTCCGCCATATTCTGCCCAACTGCCTGCCGCCGCTGATTGTGGTGGCGACCATGCGTATTGCTTACGCCATTATGCTCGAAGCCACGCTGTCGTTTCTTGGCATCGGTTTGCCGGTGACCGAGCCTTCGCTCGGCCTGCTGATTGCCAACGGTTTTGATTACCTGATGTCCGGCGATTACTGGATAAGCTTCTTCCCCGGCGTCACGCTGCTGGTACTGATCGTCGCCATCAACTTAGTGGGTGACGCCCTGCGCGATATCCTCAACCCGCGGAATAAAGATTGA
- a CDS encoding ABC transporter permease produces the protein MSRYLLGRFGQTLLTLLVMSLLVFGGVYLVGNPVDLLLSTTATPAERLSVIQSFGLDKPVWEQYGLFVVNALHGDMGNSFIYNQPALHLIFQRMPATLELALVAFVLALVTGIPLGVYAGLRPDGWLSKSIMTVSILGFSLPTFWIGLMMIMLFSVKLGVLPASGRGATVDIFGVPVSLFTADGLAHLILPALNLALFKISLIIRLTRAGVLECLQQDFIRFARAKGLSESRIVLVHVLKNTLIPLITVIGLELGSLIAFAVVTETIYAWPGMGKLIIDSIAVLDRPVILAYLMITVVMFSLINLLVDVLYVLVDPRVRLGGEN, from the coding sequence ATGAGCCGTTACCTGCTCGGGCGTTTCGGGCAAACGTTGCTGACGCTGCTGGTGATGTCATTGCTGGTTTTCGGCGGCGTGTATCTGGTCGGCAATCCGGTTGACCTGCTGCTCAGCACGACCGCGACGCCTGCTGAACGCCTGAGTGTGATCCAGTCTTTTGGCCTCGATAAACCGGTGTGGGAGCAGTATGGCCTGTTCGTGGTCAATGCCCTGCATGGCGATATGGGTAACTCCTTCATCTACAATCAGCCCGCGCTGCACCTGATTTTCCAGCGTATGCCCGCCACGCTTGAACTGGCGCTGGTGGCGTTTGTGCTGGCGCTGGTGACCGGCATTCCGCTCGGCGTATACGCCGGTCTGCGCCCTGACGGCTGGTTATCGAAGTCGATCATGACCGTCTCAATTTTAGGCTTCAGCCTGCCGACGTTCTGGATTGGCCTGATGATGATCATGCTGTTCAGCGTCAAACTCGGCGTGCTTCCGGCCTCCGGGCGCGGTGCCACGGTAGACATTTTCGGCGTCCCCGTCAGTCTGTTTACCGCCGACGGTCTCGCGCATCTGATCCTGCCCGCCCTGAATCTGGCGCTGTTTAAAATCTCGCTGATTATCCGTCTGACCCGCGCGGGTGTGCTCGAATGCCTGCAACAGGACTTCATCCGTTTCGCCCGCGCCAAGGGTTTATCGGAAAGCCGCATCGTGCTGGTTCACGTATTGAAAAACACCCTGATCCCGCTGATTACCGTCATCGGCCTTGAGCTGGGTTCGCTGATTGCTTTCGCAGTAGTCACTGAAACCATTTACGCCTGGCCGGGCATGGGCAAGCTGATCATCGATTCTATCGCCGTACTCGACCGGCCGGTGATCCTGGCGTATCTGATGATCACCGTGGTGATGTTCAGCCTGATTAATCTGCTGGTGGATGTGCTGTATGTGCTGGTGGATCCGCGCGTCCGGCTGGGGGGCGAAAACTGA
- a CDS encoding nucleoside hydrolase has translation MSQRIIIDTDPGVDDAIALWLALASPELDVLGVTVVAGNVALQDTVRNACKIVALSGRTATPVYAGAPGPLVREQVYGKYAHIGAFKNELVPDTELQPQAGHAVDFLVRTLRQAAGENSPITLCVIGPMTNIALALGMHPDVARGIKQIVTMSCAFTALGHRVPWAEFNVYADPHAAEKVFNSGVPLIIMPLDMTFQALISADDIEALKQDGGLPGESTSALLNAFDRSDLNRFGREGGPVHDATTVAWLLQPGLFEGQPARVGVAVSGTTAGYTYADFWSKLSTPPNATVMQKVDEYGFFSLLRRVFSRYGSRDGDANA, from the coding sequence ATGAGCCAGCGCATCATTATCGATACCGATCCTGGCGTGGATGACGCCATCGCGTTGTGGCTGGCGCTGGCCTCGCCGGAACTGGATGTGCTTGGTGTGACCGTTGTCGCTGGCAACGTGGCGCTGCAAGACACCGTGCGCAATGCCTGCAAAATTGTTGCGTTGTCTGGCAGGACCGCTACGCCCGTTTATGCCGGCGCACCCGGTCCGCTGGTGCGTGAACAGGTTTATGGCAAATACGCACACATTGGCGCGTTCAAAAATGAACTGGTGCCAGACACGGAACTGCAACCGCAGGCCGGACACGCGGTGGATTTTCTGGTGCGGACATTACGACAGGCCGCCGGAGAGAACTCACCGATCACCTTGTGCGTCATCGGTCCGATGACCAATATTGCGCTGGCGCTGGGAATGCACCCGGACGTCGCGCGTGGCATTAAACAGATCGTCACCATGAGCTGCGCCTTTACCGCCCTCGGCCATCGCGTGCCGTGGGCTGAATTTAACGTCTATGCCGATCCGCATGCCGCCGAAAAAGTGTTTAACAGCGGCGTGCCATTGATCATCATGCCGCTAGATATGACTTTTCAGGCGCTGATCAGCGCAGATGATATTGAAGCATTAAAACAGGATGGCGGCCTGCCGGGCGAATCTACTTCTGCTTTACTTAATGCGTTTGACCGCAGTGATCTCAACCGGTTTGGCCGCGAAGGCGGGCCGGTGCATGACGCCACCACCGTCGCGTGGTTGTTGCAGCCAGGCCTGTTTGAAGGCCAGCCCGCGCGCGTGGGCGTAGCGGTTTCCGGTACTACCGCCGGATATACCTACGCGGATTTCTGGAGCAAACTGTCGACGCCGCCTAACGCCACGGTCATGCAGAAAGTGGATGAATACGGCTTTTTCAGTCTGCTGCGCCGTGTTTTCTCGCGATACGGCAGCCGCGATGGCGACGCAAACGCATGA
- a CDS encoding nucleoside hydrolase yields MKTLPVIIDCDPGIDDAIALLSAFVAPQLNILGICTVCGNQPLANTTRNALQITELGYRLDIPVFAGCHQPLLRAPIHGQFHGENGLGNTTFPAPQKQADAVHAVNFLISRCEQAIEHNQPLTLCVLGPLTNLATALRMKPGITEGIGRVVLMGGAYREAGNRTMTSEFNMLADPHAAHIVFSSDLNITVLPLDATHQVILTPEHVAKFIKVSGRISVQLGELMAFWDRNDVRRYGSRGGPLHDPLVIAYVLAPELFSTEKARVFVEHDSELCMGQTVADWYGKSGLTPNVDIVTHAEADKVFALFYELLSRYAGK; encoded by the coding sequence GTGAAAACCCTGCCGGTGATCATTGACTGCGATCCGGGCATTGACGACGCCATTGCACTGCTCAGCGCGTTCGTCGCGCCGCAACTGAACATTCTCGGCATTTGCACCGTGTGTGGCAATCAGCCGCTGGCGAATACCACACGTAATGCGCTGCAAATTACCGAGCTGGGTTACCGGCTGGATATCCCGGTGTTTGCCGGTTGTCATCAGCCGCTGCTGCGCGCGCCGATCCACGGCCAGTTTCACGGCGAAAACGGTCTGGGTAATACCACCTTTCCCGCGCCACAAAAACAGGCTGACGCCGTTCATGCCGTTAACTTTCTGATCAGCCGCTGTGAGCAGGCGATTGAACATAATCAGCCACTGACGCTGTGCGTGCTCGGGCCACTGACCAATCTGGCAACGGCGCTGCGCATGAAACCTGGGATCACTGAGGGTATTGGTCGCGTGGTGCTGATGGGCGGTGCGTATCGCGAAGCCGGTAACCGCACCATGACCTCTGAATTCAATATGCTCGCCGATCCCCATGCCGCGCATATTGTGTTTTCCTCGGATCTGAACATCACGGTTTTACCGCTCGATGCCACGCATCAGGTGATTCTGACGCCGGAACATGTGGCGAAATTTATCAAAGTCTCCGGGCGGATCTCCGTTCAGTTGGGCGAATTAATGGCGTTCTGGGATCGCAACGACGTGCGCCGCTACGGTTCACGCGGCGGGCCGCTACACGACCCGCTGGTGATTGCTTACGTACTGGCGCCGGAACTGTTCAGCACCGAAAAAGCGCGGGTGTTTGTCGAACACGACAGCGAGTTGTGTATGGGGCAAACCGTCGCTGACTGGTATGGCAAGTCGGGACTGACACCCAACGTTGATATCGTCACGCACGCAGAGGCCGACAAAGTCTTCGCGCTGTTTTACGAACTGCTTTCACGTTATGCCGGGAAATAA
- a CDS encoding dihydrodipicolinate synthase family protein, which produces MTSFSGVYPYLVSPVTDGGQIDKPVLTALVEHLINSGVHGLTPLGSTGEFAYLNAEQRTEIVKIVVEAARGRVPVIAGVAATTIQDAVAQTARYGALGVDGILAILEAYFPVPEQGVEDYFRAIATAAGKLPVVLYTNPQFQRSDLSLPVIERLSHVENINYIKDASTNTGRLLSIIERTQGRMQVFAASAHIPACVMLIGGVGWMAGPACIVPKQSLALYEAAKQGDWKKAMELQRPLWRINEIFAKYSIAGCIKAALQLQGFEVGDPLPPQVPLNQAARQEIADVLRSVGAL; this is translated from the coding sequence ATGACTTCTTTTAGCGGTGTGTATCCCTATCTGGTTTCGCCGGTCACTGATGGCGGCCAGATAGACAAACCAGTGTTAACAGCGCTGGTCGAACACCTGATAAACAGCGGGGTGCATGGTCTGACGCCGCTCGGCAGTACAGGTGAATTCGCTTATCTCAATGCAGAACAACGCACGGAGATAGTGAAAATTGTCGTTGAAGCCGCTCGAGGCCGCGTTCCGGTTATTGCCGGTGTCGCAGCCACCACCATTCAGGACGCCGTAGCGCAAACCGCTCGCTACGGCGCGCTGGGTGTCGACGGTATTCTGGCGATCCTCGAGGCCTATTTCCCGGTGCCCGAACAGGGCGTCGAGGATTATTTTCGTGCCATCGCGACCGCAGCCGGAAAGCTGCCGGTTGTGCTGTATACCAATCCGCAGTTCCAGCGTTCTGATCTCAGCCTGCCTGTCATCGAGCGGCTCAGTCACGTGGAAAATATCAACTATATTAAAGATGCCTCGACCAATACCGGCCGGTTGTTGTCGATTATCGAACGCACGCAGGGGCGGATGCAGGTATTTGCCGCATCGGCACACATTCCTGCCTGCGTGATGCTGATTGGCGGCGTGGGCTGGATGGCCGGTCCGGCCTGTATTGTGCCGAAGCAAAGTCTGGCGCTGTATGAGGCCGCGAAGCAGGGCGACTGGAAAAAGGCGATGGAGTTGCAGCGTCCGCTGTGGCGCATCAATGAAATCTTCGCCAAATATTCTATCGCCGGTTGTATTAAAGCCGCGCTGCAATTGCAGGGTTTTGAGGTCGGCGATCCGTTGCCGCCGCAGGTGCCATTAAATCAGGCCGCGCGTCAGGAAATCGCTGACGTTTTACGTTCCGTGGGGGCGCTGTGA
- a CDS encoding ABC transporter substrate-binding protein: protein MRKSVLAGVLSSALATLFALQTVQAADLNIGLAASTTSMDPQFYVGGANSAMARNIFDGLVNQDEKQHITPALAVSWKVINDTTWEFALRPGVKFHDGSDFTAKDVIASVKRVALASKNSPSAYTPYVNDIADVTEVNPLTVRIVTKAPTPLLLNNLSRVAILPARLETVGSQTLNEGKDVIGTGPFKFVSWTPDDNVVLARNDQYWGGKAQWDNVTLRVFKNPSARVAAMRSGDVDMIESVPTADGRDLGKQASLHLESVAGNRILYLHPDQDRDVSPFAKGPDGSNPLKKREVREAMSLAINRQAIVDRIMDGQGVPASQLVPKGYFGYTPSIAAPVYDPVKAKQLLAQAGYPDGFTLTFHASNDRYPNDSKIAQALGQMFSRVGIKTDVVTMPGSVYFSRASKRDFSLIMGGAAIETGEASGVLGPLLETFGPNGGQGNRGRYSNPEFDKTLLQARETLDDGQREKLLQHATEIAMKDEGTIPLLFLSYTWAMKTPYTYVGRSDGYTLPYFVHKKQ, encoded by the coding sequence ATGAGAAAGTCCGTTTTGGCAGGAGTGCTTTCCTCAGCACTGGCCACGCTTTTTGCTTTACAGACCGTACAGGCTGCTGATCTTAATATCGGCCTTGCCGCATCAACCACGTCTATGGATCCGCAGTTTTACGTCGGCGGTGCCAACAGTGCGATGGCACGCAACATATTCGACGGCCTGGTGAATCAGGACGAAAAACAACACATAACGCCAGCGCTTGCAGTGTCATGGAAAGTCATCAACGACACCACCTGGGAATTTGCCCTGCGTCCCGGTGTGAAATTCCACGATGGCAGCGATTTCACTGCCAAAGATGTGATTGCCAGCGTGAAACGCGTGGCGCTGGCCTCAAAAAACAGCCCGAGCGCCTATACGCCGTACGTCAACGATATCGCTGACGTCACCGAAGTGAATCCTTTAACGGTGAGAATTGTCACCAAAGCGCCAACACCATTATTACTTAACAACTTAAGCCGTGTTGCTATTTTACCGGCCCGGCTTGAGACGGTCGGATCGCAAACCCTTAATGAAGGGAAAGATGTCATCGGTACCGGCCCGTTCAAATTTGTCAGCTGGACACCGGACGATAACGTCGTGCTGGCGCGTAACGATCAGTACTGGGGTGGAAAAGCGCAATGGGATAACGTCACCTTGCGCGTGTTCAAAAACCCGAGTGCCCGTGTGGCGGCAATGCGTTCCGGCGACGTTGATATGATTGAAAGCGTACCGACGGCAGACGGGCGGGATCTGGGCAAACAAGCCAGTCTGCATCTGGAATCTGTCGCCGGTAACCGTATTTTGTATTTACATCCGGATCAGGATCGCGATGTGTCGCCATTCGCCAAAGGGCCGGATGGCAGCAATCCGCTGAAAAAACGTGAAGTGCGTGAGGCGATGTCGCTGGCGATAAACCGTCAGGCGATTGTGGATCGCATTATGGACGGGCAGGGCGTTCCGGCGTCGCAACTGGTGCCGAAAGGTTACTTCGGCTATACGCCGTCGATTGCCGCACCGGTTTACGATCCGGTGAAAGCGAAACAATTGCTGGCGCAGGCCGGTTATCCGGATGGTTTTACGCTGACGTTCCATGCGTCGAATGACCGTTATCCGAACGATTCTAAAATTGCGCAGGCGCTCGGCCAGATGTTCAGCCGCGTTGGCATTAAAACTGACGTCGTGACCATGCCGGGCAGCGTGTATTTCTCCCGTGCATCCAAACGCGATTTCAGCCTGATTATGGGCGGTGCGGCGATTGAAACCGGTGAAGCCTCTGGTGTGCTGGGGCCATTGCTCGAAACCTTCGGGCCGAACGGCGGACAAGGCAATCGCGGGCGTTACTCGAACCCTGAATTTGATAAAACACTGCTGCAGGCGCGGGAAACTCTCGACGATGGCCAGCGTGAAAAGTTACTGCAACACGCCACAGAGATTGCGATGAAGGATGAAGGCACCATTCCGCTGTTGTTCCTTTCATACACCTGGGCGATGAAAACACCTTATACCTACGTTGGTCGCTCAGATGGCTATACGTTGCCGTACTTTGTCCATAAGAAACAGTAA
- a CDS encoding LysR family transcriptional regulator, which translates to MKINPRQVEAFHKVILTGGMTAAANMMNITQPAVSRLIRDFEYAVDLKLFDRDGRGLIPRDDAIKLYREVERLYLGLEHISRIADEIRHSKGSVLRIGTVAALSALCVEHILPPLIESIDDISLFLDIESTTHITDVVTSNQYDVGFIFGKPDVKGLEAEMLARANAVAVMSPRHPLAKQNVVTAMDLTRYRPIIPGRKTPLREQLDQVMSRLDLYMNNPIETSLNNCCVMAGNNLGIGVVDFITARSHKSDIVLKPFTPDISIAYLAVFPPQIPKSRLVEHITKEMKTLIEGYL; encoded by the coding sequence ATGAAAATTAATCCCAGACAGGTAGAAGCTTTTCACAAGGTGATCCTTACCGGTGGCATGACCGCCGCCGCCAATATGATGAACATTACGCAGCCTGCGGTCAGCCGCTTGATCCGCGATTTCGAATATGCGGTTGATCTGAAGCTGTTTGACCGCGACGGACGCGGGTTGATCCCGCGCGACGATGCCATCAAGTTGTATCGTGAAGTCGAGCGTTTGTATCTCGGACTTGAACATATTTCACGTATCGCCGACGAAATACGTCATTCAAAAGGCAGCGTTTTGCGCATTGGCACGGTTGCGGCGCTTTCCGCGCTGTGCGTCGAACACATTTTGCCGCCGCTGATTGAGAGTATTGACGATATCTCGCTGTTTCTGGATATCGAAAGCACGACGCACATCACCGATGTGGTGACCAGCAATCAGTACGACGTCGGGTTCATTTTCGGTAAGCCGGATGTGAAGGGGCTGGAAGCGGAAATGCTGGCGCGGGCCAATGCCGTTGCCGTGATGTCACCACGTCACCCGCTGGCCAAACAGAATGTCGTCACCGCGATGGATCTGACGCGTTACCGCCCTATTATACCCGGGCGCAAAACGCCGCTGCGTGAACAGCTCGATCAGGTGATGAGCCGCCTCGACTTATATATGAATAACCCGATTGAAACGTCGCTGAACAATTGTTGTGTGATGGCGGGGAATAATCTGGGTATCGGTGTGGTGGATTTCATCACGGCTCGCAGCCACAAAAGCGATATCGTGCTTAAGCCGTTTACGCCAGATATCAGCATCGCCTATCTCGCCGTTTTCCCGCCGCAGATCCCGAAAAGCCGTCTGGTGGAACATATCACCAAAGAAATGAAGACATTAATTGAAGGCTATTTGTAA
- a CDS encoding membrane-bound PQQ-dependent dehydrogenase, glucose/quinate/shikimate family, producing MPTTNNKWTWLLWLLSALMVVIGLTLGIGGAYLATLGGSVYFLLMGLALIVSAVLIFKGKPSGAWLYAVAFVLSIIWAVWDAGFTFWPLFSRLFTFGVLAFLVALAYPLLQARAGLVVRKGPGFSLAAVLAVALIAAFGNTFVPTPIISADSDQVPVKPVDKGAEQKNWENWGNTTAGDRFAALDQINKTNVDKLQVAWIAHTGDIPQSNGSGAEDQNTPLQIGDKLFVCTAYSKVIALNVDDGKKLWSYDSNSTAPNWQRCRGLGYYENSAAPQAAAAQPAAVPAAEPASPTAASEAAAPATNAPQTPAATGGTVSATCERRLFLPTIDARLIAINADTGKPCADFGDNGVVDLKVGMGEVKPGYYQQTSTPLVAGNVVVVGGRVADNFSTGEPPGVVRAFDVHTGALVWAWDPGNPNITKLPPEGQTYTRGTPNVWSAMSYDPKLGLIYMPTGNATPDFFGGTRTELDDKYSSSVVAVDVATGKVRWTFQTTHHDLWDFDLPSQPLLYDLPDGKGGSTPVLVQTSKQGMIFMLNRETGQPVAKVENREVPQGNVPGERYSKTQPFSVGMPNIGNQTLKESDMWGATPMDQLLCRIEFKGMRHQGVYTPPGLDRSLQFPGSLGGMNWGSVSVDPNNAIMFVNDMRLGLANYMVPRAQVPTGASGIEMGLVPMDGTPYGAVRERFLSPLGIPCQKPPFGTMSAVNLKTGKIVWQVPVGTVKDTGPLGIKMRMPMEVGMPTLGASLSTQSGLLFFAGTQDFYLRAFDTANGKEIWKSRLPVGSQSGPMTYVSPKTGKQYIIISAGGARQSAERGDYVIAYALPDQK from the coding sequence ATGCCAACAACAAATAACAAGTGGACGTGGCTCCTCTGGTTACTGAGTGCGCTGATGGTCGTCATCGGCCTGACACTCGGTATCGGTGGTGCGTACCTGGCCACATTAGGAGGAAGCGTTTACTTCCTGCTGATGGGTCTGGCGCTCATCGTTTCCGCCGTTTTGATTTTTAAAGGTAAGCCGTCAGGCGCATGGCTGTATGCCGTGGCCTTTGTGCTTTCTATTATCTGGGCTGTCTGGGACGCGGGCTTCACGTTCTGGCCGCTGTTCTCCCGCCTGTTCACTTTCGGCGTGCTGGCTTTCCTGGTGGCACTGGCCTATCCGTTGCTTCAGGCACGCGCGGGCCTGGTGGTGCGTAAAGGGCCAGGCTTCTCGCTGGCGGCTGTTCTGGCCGTTGCGCTGATTGCCGCATTCGGTAATACCTTCGTGCCGACGCCAATCATCAGCGCCGACAGCGATCAGGTGCCGGTGAAACCGGTAGATAAAGGTGCAGAGCAGAAGAACTGGGAAAACTGGGGTAACACTACCGCTGGCGACCGTTTTGCTGCACTGGATCAGATCAACAAAACCAACGTGGATAAACTTCAGGTTGCGTGGATTGCCCATACCGGTGATATCCCGCAGAGCAACGGCTCCGGCGCTGAAGACCAGAACACGCCGCTGCAAATCGGTGACAAGCTGTTTGTGTGTACCGCTTACAGCAAAGTGATCGCCCTGAATGTGGATGACGGTAAAAAGCTGTGGTCTTACGATTCCAACTCCACCGCACCTAACTGGCAGCGTTGCCGCGGGCTGGGCTATTACGAGAACAGCGCCGCCCCACAGGCTGCGGCGGCACAACCTGCCGCTGTGCCTGCTGCTGAACCGGCAAGCCCGACCGCTGCTTCAGAAGCCGCCGCGCCTGCCACTAACGCACCGCAAACGCCTGCTGCCACCGGCGGTACCGTCAGCGCCACCTGTGAACGTCGTCTGTTCCTGCCAACCATTGATGCCCGCCTGATTGCCATCAACGCCGACACCGGCAAGCCTTGCGCTGATTTCGGTGACAACGGCGTGGTGGATCTGAAAGTCGGCATGGGCGAAGTGAAACCTGGCTACTACCAGCAAACCTCTACCCCGCTGGTTGCGGGTAACGTGGTTGTCGTTGGCGGTCGCGTAGCGGATAACTTCTCTACCGGCGAACCTCCGGGCGTGGTGCGTGCATTCGACGTGCACACCGGCGCACTGGTGTGGGCATGGGATCCGGGTAATCCGAACATCACCAAACTGCCACCGGAAGGTCAGACTTATACCCGTGGTACGCCAAACGTCTGGTCGGCCATGTCCTACGATCCAAAACTGGGTCTGATTTACATGCCTACCGGTAACGCGACGCCAGACTTCTTCGGCGGCACGCGTACCGAGCTGGATGACAAATACAGTTCTTCTGTTGTTGCGGTAGATGTGGCCACCGGTAAAGTCCGCTGGACCTTCCAGACCACCCATCACGATCTGTGGGACTTCGACCTGCCGTCTCAGCCGCTGCTGTATGACCTGCCGGACGGGAAAGGTGGCAGCACGCCGGTTCTGGTGCAGACCTCCAAACAAGGCATGATCTTCATGCTGAACCGCGAAACCGGCCAGCCGGTCGCCAAAGTGGAAAACCGCGAAGTACCGCAGGGTAATGTCCCTGGCGAACGCTACTCCAAAACGCAGCCTTTCTCTGTCGGTATGCCAAACATCGGCAACCAGACGCTGAAAGAGTCTGATATGTGGGGCGCGACACCAATGGATCAGCTGCTGTGCCGCATCGAGTTTAAAGGCATGCGTCATCAGGGCGTTTACACGCCTCCGGGTCTGGATCGTTCCCTGCAATTCCCGGGTTCTCTGGGCGGCATGAACTGGGGCAGCGTCTCGGTTGACCCGAACAACGCCATCATGTTCGTGAATGATATGCGTCTGGGTCTGGCGAACTACATGGTTCCGCGTGCCCAGGTTCCGACCGGCGCGAGCGGCATCGAGATGGGGTTGGTACCGATGGACGGCACACCTTATGGCGCAGTCCGCGAGCGTTTCCTGTCTCCGCTGGGCATTCCTTGCCAGAAACCACCGTTCGGTACCATGTCTGCGGTGAACCTGAAAACCGGCAAAATCGTCTGGCAGGTGCCGGTCGGTACGGTGAAAGACACCGGTCCGCTGGGCATCAAAATGCGCATGCCAATGGAAGTCGGTATGCCAACGCTGGGCGCGAGCCTGTCAACGCAATCCGGCCTGCTGTTCTTCGCCGGTACGCAGGATTTCTATCTGCGCGCGTTCGATACCGCAAACGGTAAAGAAATCTGGAAATCCCGTCTGCCGGTCGGCAGCCAGTCCGGCCCGATGACCTACGTTTCACCGAAAACCGGTAAACAGTACATCATCATCAGCGCCGGTGGCGCACGTCAGTCCGCAGAACGCGGCGACTACGTGATCGCCTACGCGCTGCCTGATCAGAAGTAA